Genomic window (Lutra lutra chromosome 6, mLutLut1.2, whole genome shotgun sequence):
AGGGTTTCACAAAGCCCGTTAAGTGGCAAAGCTGAGATTGGACCCAGGCACGTGATGTCTTTAACCACTGTCCACTGCCTCTCAGACACAAGATTGTAGCAAAGGGACATGAGCATTTCTGGAACATGAGCAACCGGACTGTCTTTGGCAGGAGTATGATTCCGAACTGAAAGGACAGCTGTGTCTCAGTGGGACTGGGGAACTCTGGGGACAGCCCCATTCTGGGCACCTCTCTAGTCCCAATCTAGCCGGTCAAGTCCTCAGTACCCCAGCTCACAAGAGCTGTGAGCTTCTACCCCAAAGAGGAGGCGTCTGgggcccagagagagaaagacaggggcCCGAGCCCATGCGTGAGCTAACAGCAGATACGGGAATGGCACACACATCTCTTGACGCTGACAGAGAAGCATGTCTCCCATCCCAAAGGCGGGACACAGTGTGCCAAAGGCGGGACACAGTGTGAGGGCGACAGCACAGCGGGGAGGCCAGGGGCCAGGGCTACCTCGAGGCAATCTTGATGAAATACTCATAGGCGTTCTCCACTGTTGGCTGCAGATGCTGCAGCATGGCCTGGAACTCGGAGTCGTAGCGCTGGTTGATGTCGTCCCCGATGATGGCAAGCTGCCGACCCACCTGCCCCATGGTGCTGGAGGAATGGGAGCCAGGTAGGTGAGGAGGCCCAGcgcgggcagggctggggcctgggctcATGGACAAGGGGTTCCACCCAAGATGCCCCCGGCCTTGTGGACCCCTCCCTGGAGGTTCCTGACAGTGTTCTGACATGAGGGCCAAGGCCAGGGTCACGAGACAGGCATGTGCTATAAATGGTGCAAGGCCCCAGCAGGGGGTAGAagcccaaaatgaaaaaaaaaggcaatgatgGGAGAAGGACAAGACCACCCCCCTTCTACCcagcctccccagctccccaggcctGCTGGGCATTGACTCCATATGAACCTCCACTTCCCTGAAGATGTTCCTGCGGGCCGAGGGGCCTCTTGCTCACCTGCTAGGTTCTAGGGACAAGGAGACCATTTCTGGGTCAGCAGGCGCAGCCGCCccctcagcctcctgctcctgccGATGGCGGTAAAAAACATAGCTGCGGAAAACCTCCTCAGTGTCCCGGGCTACCTGCTCCTCTGAGAATCAAAGCCAGGAGTCAGGGAGGACGGGCTGGACCGGGCAGCCCCACGCTTTGTGCAAGGGTCACTCTTCGAGGCATCAGCTGTCCACACCCATGGGCAGAAGCATCCCTAACTCTAGTCCTCAGTTAACACCCAGTGCTGCCTGTGTCCAGGATAACCCTCACCACAGCCTTGTGGAGCAGGGGAATCCTAGTTTACAGATGGGCAAGCTGAGACGCAAGGTCACATGGTCAGAAAGAGCCAGGATGTAAGCTGGGCATGTGGGATTTTCAGTGTGTTTGAGTGGGTACAGGTACCTGGCCCTGATGGCCCAGGGAACGTGGGGAAACAGAATTTGAAATTGTAGCTCTGTGCCTCGAAAAGTCACATAGGTACATAGGGACAGACGGGGCACTGAACCCAAAGCCCCGGAAGCAGTCTGTAATGGGCTGGGGACTCCAGGCGTCCCTGATGGTCCCctctggaaaagggaagaaaggcagcCATCTTACTTCCTCCCCAAAGTCGTAACAATCACTTTCGCCAGTTAGCAGGCCTGATGGGGTGATATGTCTAggaacttccttctttctcctagTGGAGGAATAGAATAGCCACACCCCACTCTACTGGCCTCTCTTCaccccttcctgctcctcttccttGGGATGGTGCTGTACCTGCCTCACACTCTCTCCCGGGCCTCTCCTAGCCTCTACCCCCCTAACCCCAGGCCCaacctcctccctgctcccagggctCAACCTGGACTGCACTCCAGCTTCTGAGGCCACCTGTACTGGGTGGGAAGATGCCTTCCTCCTTTATCCGAGGTGAGTGAACGGGGGAGGAGAGCCTGCCTGTTAGTCCTGCCTGGTCCTGACCCCTTCTGCTCTCACCACCCTCTCAGACAGCCCTGGTGGTTCTGGGATGGGCAAAGGGCAGAGAGACCCTTACCAGAAGTAGAAGATGGGGCCGGCTCTCCACACCCCTGCCTGGGAGGACCGGGGCCTTGCCCGGATGCCATTTCTCAGGTCCCAGTGGAGGACAGGGTTAGCCTGTGGGGATGGGTGAGAGAAAGCCACGATGGGGATGGGCAGGCGCTGGTTGACGAGAGGGTCCCACagccacagagagaggagggggttcCCCCACTCCCCAAAGACCCACGGTCCTAGCTCCAGCCACCTCCCAATTTCACAACCTTAGGTCCCTGTGGCGTCTGTGGGCAGAATCAGAACTTCCTGAGCATTTCACTAGCAGTCCTtccagagagatggagaaaggcaGGGCAGTCTGGATTCATACCTAGGGACCTGGACCCAgggcccaggggagggggggACACCAGCAACACCCTCGTGGATCTCAGGTCATAATTCACCTCACTCCTGGGCAAATGAGGCAAGTTTTAGAGGCTGTGGGTTCTTTCCACTGCTCCTGGGACCTCCTGCACCCTACCTAGCACGCACTTACCACAGGATTGCCACCTTCTAACTAATGACCCATGAAAGCTGTGCTCGAAGGTTCCACTTCCCCTTGGCTGGTCAGAGCACGCCTGTTTTCCAAGTCAGGCCTCTTGGCCACAGACATTTCCTGAGTGCCAAGCCTTACTTACTTCCATCTCCAGGGGTGTCAGACACTGAAAATGCACATGAACCCAGCAAGGTAAGCATCATCATACCCATtttactggggggtgggggtggggaaaatgaGGCACCAAGAAGTTAGGGCCTGAGGGCCACTTAGCTAATCAGGGAGTCGGGTTGGTTATCTGAATTTTCATCACTTCATACCTTCAGTActcctttaagatttattttccagTTTGTGGTTATCTGTTAACATCCCACCTGTGCTCTACCCATTCCTGTGTTGCAGTGAGCTGAGGAAGCTGTCTCTGCAGTACCCTCCTTCACGCCCCTCCTCCACCACACCGCATACCTGCTCTCCTGTCCCCAGCCCGTTTTCCTCTTTGCTCCGTCCTGGCCACAGCCCCGGTCCTGGCCACAGCCCCGATCTGCTCTGTGAACCCTCGACACAGGAGTATTTCCTGGACGTGAACTGTTTCACTTTCAATTTGCACCCCTTCATACCCACCCCTCCCAAAGCTGCCTCCATCAGCCTTTTGAGGAAGTACCCCTCCTCCCACCGGGGACCGGGGACCAAGCACAGCCACTGCCTTCTCTCAGGGAGGACCTGAgtaccctccccacctccctcctgcctttGACCTGGGGCCATTTTCAAAAGTGCCCCAGGGCAAGAGGTCtcaaaaaggggtgggggagagcactCCACCCCTCTACttactgggggcagggagaagaagaaagaagggagaaggcaGACCCTCCCCTCCTTCAGCCCTGCCTGCCAGCAAGAAACAGACCTTTGCTTGGCAcacccccatccctgctgctCCTTCCGGAAAAAGatgcccttccctcttccttggtACCCCGCCCCGCACCCCCCAGCAAACCCGGCACCCCTGGGACAGCAGGACCGGAAGATGCTGACTGCACCCCCAACTCCATCGACCGCTACCCAAGGGGGTCGCAGCTGGGGAGTAGGTGGGGGCGTCAGAGAGGTCCCCAGGGCCAGAGGCCTCTGCCGCCCTGGGCCTACCCCTGCCCTCATCCAAGTGGCCTGACTTCCTGGTAAGGGGAGTTCCCCGCTCTCCACTTGCCAGGACCAGGATGTTCCCAGAGGGAGATGCCTGGTTGGGCGGCAGACCCAGTCTAGGGCTCCTGGGGCAGCAGGAAGCACCATGAAagttctctccctgcccctgaccTTGGCTCTGACCTCCACTCCCAACCCCCCAGACTGCTAAAAGACCTGACTCTTTAGCACCCAATTCTTTGGCTCCCAGGGCCCCGGGCAGGGCCAGGGCAGGGCCGGGAatgggaggggaggcgggggaaTTGACTGAGGGGCATCCAGAGGGAGCCCAGACTGGATCAGGTCCCCAGCAGGAGTTGGCGGAGCTGCCCAGATAAGTCTCCAGACCTCCTCTTCCGCACCCGGCTGCCTGCCGGCTCCCTGTATCCCCACCCCAGGGTCTGGGGCTGCCAAAAGCTGGAAGGATGGACAAGACCCTCCCACCTTACCTGCCCAGACCTTAGCCCGGGCCCGGATGGCTCACAGGGCCGAGGCCAGAGATCCTGAGGGCCCAGCAGCTGCTCCCGGGGGTATCGGGGGCCCAGGCCCGGCTTCCAGGAACAGGGGTGAGTGCAGTCCTGGCGTTAGACACAGCCTGCGCTTGTCCCGGCGCTGCCCCAGGGACCCGAGAGGCCGCAGTGATCCTAGAGGTGCCGGCGGCTCCTGGCTCCAATCAGCTCCCTCTAGAGGAAGCTGCTGTGAAGCCGCCGGATGCGGATGCGGGACCCACAGCCTGGGGGTCGGTCTTGGCTCCTGGGCGGGAGAGACGCTCCACCCCCCACACTCGGCCGCACTCAGCTGGCatggctccccttctcccactcctgctgtCTGACCTGCACCCCCTTTCATCAGTCAGTACCAATAAAAAAGCCAGGAGGGCAGAGTTTCTGAAGCGCCACAGTGTGCTTTGCACTTTGGCGACAGGGCCCTTGTCCCGTGGAATTTTCTCAGTAACCCTTGGAAGTGGGTGCTGGCCCCTATGCCTCTTTTACAGATGAACGAACTGAGGCTCAGCGGGATTAAAGAACTCCCAAGGGCACTGAGCTGGGTTTAAGATCAAGTCTCTGAATGCCGTGGGGAAAAAATAACACTGCATTGAGATTCAGCGTGCAATTAGGACGCGCACAGGGCAGCTTGGTGGGGGTTTGACACCCTGGAGGTGATAGGCAGGCCAACAGAGATGAAAACGGGGTGTCTGTGTACCACCTGGGCCCGTGCCAGCGGAtgctgagaagagagaaggaagacagataCTATCTGGCTGTAGGGAACGGTTCTCAAGGGCAGATGCAACCCCACAGGATCAGGGAAGGACAAGCCAGGTGGAGAGAGGTGTGTGCAGAGGCTCCAAAGAGCCCCTGCCCCATTCTCAGTCCAGGGAGCCCCCCAaagcttcctctgcctgcccccccaccccgtgcccccTGAAGCCTCATCAGCCATCCCAAATCTGCCTCCCAtacctccttcccctgcctcaacaaccccctgccctctctgcccccccccccactaacTCCCCCTGTCATGTattcctcccagcctccccatcaccaccacccccacctgaCCTTTGCCTTCTAGAACTCCTGGAAGTTTCCAACTGGAGGTTTTAATTTGAAAACTCCTCCTGTTCTTAAGCAGTTGGTGGGGTGGCAGCTGCAGCCGCTCCCTCTGAGTCAGGGTCTCTCTCAGGATGGAGGCCCCAGGTCCAACCCCTCAGTCCCGAATTTTGGGCCACTCCTCCATGTTCCTTTTTTTCCGTAGtctggtggggagcaggggcagccCCAAGAGCTCGGACAAGGCCCTGATGTGGAGTAGGCCATGCCCCTCCCAGGAGCAAAGCACCACCCCTCTGATGAGGAACCgccagggaggagcagggaggaaggagccaaGGCAGCCAGCCACACTGCCCTACATGCTCTCTGTGGCCTTGCCACAGCATGATCCCTTGGGGCTAGGGATGGGGGACACAGGGGCCCAGAACCCCACTCCAAAGGAGGTCCTGAGGGTGGCAGCCCAGGGTGGAGAGGTGAAGCCCATCCTGTCCAGGGGAAGCCAGGAGGTGCTGGGCAACGTGtccaagaaggagaaaagagaagagaaggaggcagtAGGGGAGGCCTCCGGGGATACAAGGACCTCAGACAGGTGAGGGGCTGGGCTATGTGAGTGGTgggcaggggcctgggatgggggcACTGGGGCAAGGATAtggggcagagatgggaggaCCCAAATTGAGGAGGGCCCAGGAATGTGGGTCTTCATATGGGTAGAGGACTGGAATAAGGCCCCTAGCTCTGTAGGGAAAGGACAGGTGCATCAAGGATGGGAAGGAGCCTGGAGGCCGAGGGTGGgccaggagaaagggaggagagtcTGGGGGGAGGGAACCAGAGATGGGGTGGGTCTTCCCACAAGTCAGAGGTTGTGGGTGGAGGCACCCAAGGTGAGAGAGGACCAGGCTGCCATTTCTTCCAAGCTCCTTCCTGGTCCCCACTCCACCCTGCCTTCCCCCCCCTCCTCCTGTTTCCCACTCCCATTTGGACCTGGCACCACTCCCTGTGAGAAAGGGGGCCCACCCCTGTATGATGAAGACCTCAGAGGACCAAGCAGGGAACTgttggaggcaggagggaggaatgggCTGAGCAGAGCCTGTGGGAGGTCCTTGGGGAGTTTGGGGGTTTAGGGAGCCTTTGCCATGtctctggctctgcctgccacccccatCTGACTATGCTTTGGAGTCAGGGGCCACTTTGCCCAAGCCTTGGAGGTGAAACAAGGATGTCCACAGAGGGCCATGGGGCCACCGGAGGTCAGCCCCAAGACCTTcaccagggaggaggagaaggagtgtCTGCTGGACGGTGAGTGTGGTGGCCACAGGCATTGGGGCAGTGCCAGAAATAGGCCCTCTTCCTCAGACTCCTCAGGGGTGTGGGGCCTGGAAGGACATAGAGTGGTTTGAGGGAGTGCTGGGGGCAGGCTGCCTGGATTTGAGAACATTCCATCACACTATGCCAAGCTGTGGGACGGGGCCATGTTGCTCAGCCattctgtgtctccatttcctgATCCATAGAGTGAGCATGGAACAGTATCCACATCGGAGGGCAGTGGCAAGGAGTCCATGAGATGCTCTTTGCAGGGTGCCTagtactgtgcctggcacataggaggtgtTTGCTAAGAAAACAAGGGACCTCACCCTCACTTCAGTCCACCTAGTGCCCCTGCCCCCCTGGGCCTAGCTAGGCCTGGGCTGCCCCTTGTTCCCATCGGCCTGCTGGTGACACTGCCCCTTCACAGGAGACTTCAGGCTGGCCTCCTTGAAGGTGGGGGCAACTCCTTGGAACCGCCTCCTCACCTTGTACAAGCAGCTTCAGAAATCAGCCATGGCCAAGGTCTGTGGGAGCAggctggggcagtgggggagacaagggggttgggaggagtgGGTGGTAAAGCCTGGGTGGGGTTCCTCCCTCCATTTGGCTGGGCCCCAGAATTTGTGGCTTGGGCAGATCACTCTTTACTTTTGGGGAGCTGTACCctcctgctttttgttttatcttgggggtgggggtggggctacAGGCTTGGGTCCGTGTTGTCCTCCCCTGATCAGCTGCGGGGCAtgccctcagtttcctctcaAGGAAGGCTTGCCTgatgagaaaaacaaggaaaaggaaatggaggtAGAGGACAGGTCATTCAAGCTCTGTGTCCCAGGCATTGTCACCCTGCAGTCACCGCTGCATAAGACTTTCAGGTCAACAGACACAGTGGGTAAGTGCAGCGGGCAACCAGCCCTCAGGCCCAAGGGCTACCCTTGGCCGCGGCTCATGGGTGTGATACCAGTTCTTACCACCAGGTGGGACCAGAGGACCTAAGATGACCACTGGAGGTGTGGGTTGGGACGGGCAGCCGGGGAGGGGGGGGACCCGTGGGTGGCTCTGCTGGAGAAGTCTAGCTAGTCCTCCTTTCTCCTGGTTGGGAGGGCATGAGGTGGACTTGTGCTCCAGGAGCATCACCCTTTCCCAGCCCAGACTTCTAACTTGTTCAGTGGCCTGAGCAAGGACGGTAATAGCCTAACACAATCCCATAACATGGTCACTGTTGACATTTGTGTAGCCATAACCATAGGTCAGACCCTCTTCTGAGCATTTGTCATGAAATGCCATGTCACAGCTCTGAGATAGGTCCTCCGTTATAATCTCTACCTCATAGTCAGGAAGCAgagtcacagagaggttaagtaacttgtccagggtcacacagctagtacgTGGCAGAGCTGCGACTTGAACCTCAGCAACTGGGGTAGTCCCTGATCCTTGCTCTTGAGTCAGTGGCTGGTGAAAGGTGGGGGCAGATGTCTGCGCCTCGCATGCTCTCCCCAGGAGGTGAGGAAACCCACACTCAAACATGTAGGAGGGAGCACACTGGCCAGTAAGTTTCTGGGGGaagttggggaggtggggaggaggggaggtggtACATGGCTGGATCCGGGTAATGGAAATGTAGGCACTGGGGCTGGGAGTGACCGGGGACTCCCCAGGGCTGGGATGAGTCCTGGAGAGCCCGAgccatctcttcttccttccctccccagcaggTTGTTccaccctctcctgcctgccccatgcccatctctctgcctcgCAGGTTTCGTGGAGTCGGAGTTAAAGAAGCTTCTGGCAGTGCAGCGGGACTCCCGCCTCTGGAAGGTGGGCAGCCATGATGGCCAGGAGCTGCTGACCAAGCCAGAGATCACCCTGGAGCAGGCGGGCATTGTGGACGGTCAGGTATGCCCCAGCCTGTCCCAGACCACCACCCTCTGCCTGAGGCCACTGGAGAAAGTGAGACCTCCCACCTCCATAGGCCCCTGGCCCtggctcccacctcccccagcctgggTAGGGACAGCAGAACCCCTTCCTGGTGGTGGTATTTCCGAGAGTAGGAGGCTgaccccctcacacacacagttGTTTGTCTCTCCGTCTCTTACTTAACCCCATGatgttgctctttttctcttttctctcccattcttGCCCACACTGACTCCCACAAACACTCGTAGGCTACCCATCCATGTCGCTCCACAGACCACCCACTGCCCACCCTCCTTGACACTGGCCTTCAAGCTCAGGCCTGTTCCAGCTTCTCTGAGTGCACACAGACAGATCAGTTGCAGGAAAATGTGTCGATGgcctttaaaattaatttgcattcattcatcagctcattctttcattctgtgGACATGTGGCCCTGACAGTCTATGTAGTTTCCTTttgtaggaagaaaagaaagagagtagGGTTCAGAGGCCAAGGCTTTCGCTGAAGCCCTGCGCTGGCCTGGATTTGCTCTGTGGCTTTGGAGAAAGGCCTTGGCTTCTTTACCTGTAAAAGGAGCCTGGTGGGAGGACCAGAcagcacttgatcttagccaaaaggcccaAGTGACTGAAGGATCaaacaggaaggagaggggatgCCCACCGGCTGTCAAGGGCACTATGGTGTTAAGGATGTGACTTACCCCTTCGGGGAGTGAATACCTGTATCGCCCACCCCTGGGGGCTCTGAGGGGCAGCTCTCTCATTGTCCTGAGCCTGCAGACCTGAGTCACCGGTCCCTCCATGCTCTAGGGAACGAGGCTGTGCACCTTATCCTGAACCACATGGTGGCCAAGCTCTGGCAGGGGCCTGCGCTTTTGTCTTTTCACATTAAGGGgatctcttctcttccctctcccctccagaaccACCTTTGAGCCACCCTGCGCCGTCTCAGGGGTAGGGGGTCACACTCCTGGGGTAGCCTGAGCGGCACTGGGGGTCCCTAGGGAGTTTCTGGGTAGTGGCAGGTCGGGGCCCAGCTCTGGCCT
Coding sequences:
- the LOC125102733 gene encoding gametogenetin-binding protein 1-like isoform X2, whose protein sequence is MEAPGPTPQSRILGHSSMFLFFRSLVGSRGSPKSSDKALMWSRPCPSQEQSTTPLMRNRQGGAGRKEPRQPATLPYMLSVALPQHDPLGLGMGDTGAQNPTPKEVLRVAAQGGEVKPILSRGSQEVLGNVSKKEKREEKEAVGEASGDTRTSDRGHFAQALEVKQGCPQRAMGPPEVSPKTFTREEEKECLLDGDFRLASLKVGATPWNRLLTLYKQLQKSAMAKFPLKEGLPDEKNKEKEMEVEDRSFKLCVPGIVTLQSPLHKTFRSTDTVGFVESELKKLLAVQRDSRLWKVGSHDGQELLTKPEITLEQAGIVDGQHLLLEEMDELGNWPPE
- the LOC125102733 gene encoding gametogenetin-binding protein 1-like isoform X1 encodes the protein MEAPGPTPQSRILGHSSMFLFFRSLVGSRGSPKSSDKALMWSRPCPSQEQSTTPLMRNRQGGAGRKEPRQPATLPYMLSVALPQHDPLGLGMGDTGAQNPTPKEVLRVAAQGGEVKPILSRGSQEVLGNVSKKEKREEKEAVGEASGDTRTSDRGHFAQALEVKQGCPQRAMGPPEVSPKTFTREEEKECLLDGDFRLASLKVGATPWNRLLTLYKQLQKSAMAKFPLKEGLPDEKNKEKEMEVEDRSFKLCVPGIVTLQSPLHKTFRSTDTVGFVESELKKLLAVQRDSRLWKVGSHDGQELLTKPEITLEQAGIVDGQRYQAEGERSRPPAFGECWGPRGGALRQRKQHPRLEGRVQSPPGVVSRTEHLLLEEMDELGNWPPE
- the BAK1 gene encoding bcl-2 homologous antagonist/killer, whose protein sequence is MASGQGPGPPRQGCGEPAPSSTSEEQVARDTEEVFRSYVFYRHRQEQEAEGAAAPADPEMVSLSLEPSSTMGQVGRQLAIIGDDINQRYDSEFQAMLQHLQPTVENAYEYFIKIASSLFESGINWGRVVALLGFGYRLALHIYQHGLTGFLGQVTRFVADFMLHHCIARWIAQRGGWVAALNLGNGPILNVLIVLSVVLLGQFVVRRFFKS